In Cervus elaphus chromosome 7, mCerEla1.1, whole genome shotgun sequence, the following proteins share a genomic window:
- the LRRC73 gene encoding leucine-rich repeat-containing protein 73 — translation MLPSSIQISGEPLSGAEVRDICRGLRDNAVRLLSLRGCRLCDRDFGRICRALAGATSLAQLNLNLGVVSSPSRIKQLAEALRTNRSIQSLFLHGSPLTDAGLALLNPALALHPALVALDLGDCMLGDEAINLICGLLPPDGAKSGLKELTLSANPGITPKGWSRLAIAVAHSSQVRVLNLDYNPLGDHVAGMLAVAVASSRTLEVLDLEGTGLTNQSAQTLLDMVENYPTALRSLVLAENSISPELQQQICDLLSEGEEEEEEVAGGPGDTQERERAREPAAHQRGSSSWTGPSDPSSQMVLMTSGLGDSLLAETEM, via the exons ATGCTGCCCAGCTCCATCCAGATTTCGGGGGAGCCGCTGTCAGGAGCCGAGGTGCGGGACATCTGCCGCGGCCTGCGCGACAACGCCGTGCGCCTGCTCTCACTGCGCGGCTGCCGTCTCTGCGACCGCGACTTCGGCCGAATCTGCCGGGCCCTGGCCGGGGCCACGTCCCTGGCGCAGCTCAACCTTAACCTGGGCGTCGTGTCCAGCCCCAGCCGCATCAAGCAGCTGGCGGAGGCGCTGCGGACCAACCGCTCCATCCAGTCCCTCTT CCTGCATGGCAGCCCTCTGACAGACGCGGGGCTGGCCTTGTTGAATCCAGCCCTGGCCCTCCACCCTGCCCTCGTGGCACTGGACCTGGGGGACTGCATGCTGGGTGATGAAGCCATCAACCTCATCTGTGGCCTCCTCCCGCCTGATGGTGCCAAGTCCG GCTTGAAGGAGCTGACACTGAGTGCTAACCCCGGCATCACCCCTAAGGGCTGGAGCCGCCTCGCCATTGCCGTGGCCCACAGCTCCCAGGTCCGCGTGCTCAATCTGGACTACAATCCCTTGG GTGACCACGTGGCAGGGATGCTGGCTGTAGCTGTGGCCTCCAGCCGCACCTTAGAGGTCCTAGACTTGGAGGGCACAGGGCTCACCAACCAGTCAGCTCAG ACCCTGCTGGACATGGTAGAAAATTACCCTACAGCTCTGCGGAGTCTGGTGTTGGCCGAGAACAGCATTAGCCCGGAGCTGCAGCAGCAGATCTGTGACCTCCTCtctgagggggaggaggaggaggaggaggtggcaggaGGGCCTGGCGACACCCAGGAACGAGAGCGAGCACGGGAGCCTGCTGCCCACCAGAGGGGCAGCAGCTCCTGGACAGGCCCCAGTG ATCCCAGCTCTCAGATGGTGCTAATGACATCAGGACTAGGGGACAGTCTGTTGGCTGAGACTGAGATGTGA
- the YIPF3 gene encoding protein YIPF3 yields MATPAAPAGGARNGAGPEWGGFEENIQGGGSAVIDMENMDDTSGSSFEDMGELHQRLREEEVDADAAAAEEEDGEFLGMKGFKGQLSRQVADQMWQAGKRQASRAFSLYANIDILRPYFDVEPAQVRSRLLESMIPIKMVSFPQKIAGELYGPLMLVFTLVAILLHGMKTSDTIIREGTLMGTAIGTCFGYWLGVSSFIYFLAYLCNAQITMLQMLALLGYGLFGHCIVLFITYNIHLHALFYLFWLLVGGLSTLRMVAVLVSRTVGPTQRLLLCGTLATLHMLFLLYLHFAYHKVVEGILDTLEGPNIPPIQRVPRDIPAALPAARLPTTVFNATARAVAVTLQSH; encoded by the exons ATGGCAACTCCGGCGGCGCCGGCTGGCGGCGCCCGAAACGGGGCCGGCCCGGAATGGGGAGGGTTCGAAGAAAACATCCAG GGTGGGGGCTCAGCAGTGATTGACATGGAGAACATGGATGATACCTCAGGCTCCAGCTTCGAGGATATGGGTGAGCTGCATCAGCGCCTGCGTGAGGAGGAAGTGGATGCGGATGCAGCTGCTGCTGAAGAGGAGGATGGGGAGTTCCTGGGGATGAAGGGCTTTAAGGGACAGCTGAGCCGGCAGGTGGCTGATCAG ATGTGGCAGGCAGGGAAGAGACAAGCCTCCAGAGCCTTCAGCTTGTATGCCAACATCGACATCCTGAGACCCTACTTTGATGTGGAGCCAGCCCAGGTGCGAAGCAG gctcctggaatCCATGATCCCTATCAAGATGGTCAGCTTCCCCCAG AAAATCGCAGGTGAGCTCTATGGACCTCTCATGCTTGTCTTCACGCTGGTGGCCATCCTCCTCCATGGGATGAAGACATCTGACACCATTATC CGGGAGGGCACCCTGATGGGCACAGCCATTGGCACCTGCTTCGGCTACTGGCTCGGCGTCTCGTCCTTCATTTACTTCCTTGCCTACCTGTGCAACGCGCAGATCACCATGCTCCAGATGCTGGCACTGCTG GGCTACGGCCTCTTCGGACACTGCATTGTCCTGTTCATCACCTATAACATCCACCTGCATGCCCTCTTCTACCTCTTCTGGCTGCTGGTGGGCGGGTTGTCCACCCTGCGCATG GTGGCAGTGTTGGTGTCACGGACCGTGGGCCCCACACAGCGGCTGCTCCTCTGTGGCACCCTGGCTACCCTGCACATGCTCTTCCTGCTCTACCTGCATTTTGCTTACCACAAGGTGGTAGAGG GGATCCTGGACACGCTGGAGGGCCCCAACATCCCGCCCATACAGAGGGTCCCCAGAGACATCCCCGCCGCACTGCCCGCTGCCAGGCTTCCCACCACTGTGTTCAACGCCACAGCCAGGGCTGTCGCCGTGACCCTGCAGTCACACTGA
- the POLR1C gene encoding DNA-directed RNA polymerases I and III subunit RPAC1, which translates to MAAAQAVEEMRTRVVLGEFGVRNVHTTDFPGNYSGYDDAWDQDRFEKNFRVDVVHMDENSLEFDMVGIDAAIANAFRRILLAEVPTMAVEKVLVYNNTSIVQDEILAHRLGLIPIHADPRLFEYRNQGDEEGTEIDTLQFRLQVRCTRNPHAAKDSSDPNELYVNHKVYTRHMTWVPLGNQADLFPEGTIRPVHDDILIAQLRPGQEIDLLMHCVKGIGKDHAKFSPVATASYRLLPDITLLEPVEGEAAVELSRCFSPGVIEVQEIQGKKVARVANPRLDTFSREVFRNEKLKKVVRLARVRDHYIFSVESTGVLPPDVLVSEAIKVLMGKCRRFLDELDAVQMD; encoded by the exons ATGGCGGCGGCCCAGGCCGTGGAGGAAATGAGAACCCGCGTGGTTCTAGGGGAGTTCGGGGTTCGCAAT GTTCATACCACTGACTTTCCCGGTAACTATTCCGGCTACGATGATGCCTGGGACCAGGACCGCTTTGAGAAG AATTTCCGCGTGGATGTGGTACACATGGATGAAAACTCATTGGAGTTTGACATGGTGGGAATCGACGCAGCCATTGCCAATGCGTTTCGGCGCATTCTGTTAGCTGAG GTGCCGACCATGGCTGTGGAGAAGGTCCTGGTGTACAACAACACGTCCATTGTCCAGGATGAGATCCTTGCCCACCGCCTGGGTCTCATCCCCATTCATGCCGACCCCCGTCTTTTTGAATATCGGAACCAAG GAGACGAAGAAGGCACAGAGATAGATACCCTGCAGTTTCGGCTGCAGGTCAGGTGCACTCGGAACCCCCACGCTGCTAAAGACTCCTCTGACCCCAATGAGCTCTATGTCAACCACAAAG TGTACACCAGGCACATGACTTGGGTGCCCCTGGGCAACCAGGCTGACCTCTTCCCGGAGGGCACCATCCGCCCGGTACACGACGACATCCTCATTGCTCAGCTGCGGCCTGGCCAGGAGATTGACCTGCTCATGCACTGTGTCAAGGGCATTG GCAAAGATCATGCCAAGTTTTCACCTGTGGCAACAGCCAGTTACAGGCTCCTGCCAGACATCACCCTGCTGGAGCCCGTGGAAGGGGAGGCAGCAGTAGAGCTGAGCCGCTGCTTCTCACCTGGTGTTATTGAGGTGCAGGAAATCCAAG GTAAAAAGGTGGCCAGAGTTGCCAATCCCCGGCTAGATACCTTCAGCAGGGAGGTCTTCCGGAATGAGAAGCTAAAGAAGGTTGTACGGCTCGCGCGTGTTCGAGACCATTATATCT TTTCTGTTGAGTCCACAGGGGTGTTGCCACCAGACGTGCTGGTGAGTGAAGCCATCAAGGTGCTGATGGGGAAGTGCCGGCGGTTCCTGGACGAGCTGGACGCGGTTCAGATGGACTGA